From the Helianthus annuus cultivar XRQ/B chromosome 17, HanXRQr2.0-SUNRISE, whole genome shotgun sequence genome, the window ATTTCGTCATGATGTTGAGGATGTCACATTTCAACGACTCCCAAAAGTATTTGATAAAGTCAAAATTAAAGCCATCCCTTCCCGATTCTTGGTCACTTCCGCTATCCTAAACCGGTTCTTTTATTCCTTGTAATGTGAATAGGGTAACAAGATTGTCTACTTCATCTTGCGAAAGTTGTTTTAAGTTTGGGCAAGTAAATTCCGGCCTCCTAGCCCTCGGTGCTTGATCTAATTTGAAAGAAAAGAACTTTCTCGCCAACAATTTAATTGTATCCGGATTTGTCACCCAATCGCCATTAACTTCCGCTATCCCAAATCGATTCTTTTATTTCTTTAATGTGAATGGGGTAACAAGATTGTCTACTTCATCTTGCAAAAGTTGTTTTATGTTTGGGCAAGTAAATTCTAGCCCAGCCCTCGGTAGCCCTCAGTTCTTGATCTAAACTTTAAAGAAAAGAACTTTCTTGCCAACAATTTAATTGTATCTGGATTTGTCACCCATTCACCATTAACTAGAATCCCATTCATTCGTTCGCTTATACTATTTTGGTTAATAACCCCATGAAAAAATGGTGTTTTCATCCCCTTTGACCACCTATTTCACCCTTGATTTTTGCTTTAAATCACTCGCCATTTCAAATTTTTGACTTTCCATTAGTGTTTTACTTTCTATCTAACTCAGAATATCCAAGTAGGTAACGGCCTTATCTTCCATTATCAAATCCAGGTTATTGATTTTAGGCATTAGCTCATTCTTTGTGACACGCCCCGATCCCTTTACACCCCAGCCGtacttttatttctttttaatgGATTTGAGCTTGTTGGCCTGAATTAAATTAAGCGGCCCTTCAAACTGTTGTGATTTAATCGCCCCCATAACCACTTGTTCGAAACCTAAACATCACAGCTATGAATTATAGAAACATAAAGGTATTGAACTGAAGTTGCGTGCCTAAGTGGACATGGTTATTGGTTTGTTGTCACACTCACAACGAGTCAAGCCATGACAGAAGCATCCGACAACCTGTTCCAGAACCGCTGACAAACCAAATACCAGTCTATATTTTGCTAAGTTTCTTTCCATAGTCTAAACCTCGAGTGAACTTCCTGCCGCCTAGCGGATACTTCATTAAGCTATTATCTTCAATAAAAGCATTAAAAGCTTCTGCACATCCGTGTATGAATTCCATATTCATCATTTCTTCCGGTATTCTAACAACATTGAAATCACCCATTAGGACCCACATACCATCCATTGAGGCCATTAAATCTGAGATAACATTCCAAACAACCTGCTTTGGTCCCAAAACCTGTGAGGCATAGACATTGATAAAATTCACTATTTCGTGTTGAACTGAACAAGCGTATCTGAGATTACCACATGTTCTGATTCCGTATGGAATTAGTTGTTTTCATACACCCAGATCCCATAAATAGTAAATCATGCTGATCTACCCTTCTCGTTAACCCAATCATAGTCTACCACCTCTCCCCTACATCCTTTTTTCTTGTATCATTGAACCATCTATTGAGGCAAACTTAGTTCGTTGTTCCTTAATTATATCACTTTCAATACCCCTAACATTGTAAGATAGTAGATTCATTGGTTGAGAATTTGATCACCTTCCTCCCTAATTGAGAATTCCAAGTAGTTTTCAAAGCCACGAAGATTTATACCTACGACCCTTCCAAAATTCATCGTATCTGCGACTTCCGTGTCCACATGTCGGTGTTCTCTAGTCGGGGATGCGGTAGGAGTGGGGATCTTGGACACGACGGGATTCAAGAAAGAAGACGGTATTTGCGCATCTGAATTTCGGTTTACCATAGGAGCATGTCGATGGTTGGAAGACCTgtcttgtttttttatttaaatgagACCTGTGAGTATGATTCCAGTTATCCCCAAAAAGGCACTAAATGTCCACCCTGGAACTGGGTGAGTTTCCCATGTACCGCCCATCACCATGCCCCTTTTTCCCATGAGAATTTTCATTTTTCCAGCAACCTTCCAGTTTTCTCCTCGTCGGCGACGTTTTAACACGACGCATATTATTGGCGACAATATTTTCACCCGACGGATTACCTACCTCTTTGGAATTCTCCCCACTATCTTTTTCGATAATCTCCCCTTTTTCCAGGTCCATCTGGTTCCCGTGTTTCATATCATCATTTACCGCTTGACAACCATTATCAAGGTCTAGATGAACCACCTTTCTAGTATTATCCATCACAAAATCAAGGTCTAGATGAAAAGGCGTTTCCTTTCCACCGAACAATAATTTCATCATTGATTCTTCTCCTATCATGGACTAAAATTCCAACATTCTCGTGACTCATGTTCCCATCTAGAGTTGAAGGCATTAACCTGTGAACTACTATACCGTACATATTTATTGGCAATCATATCGAAGACTTCTATGTCCCACAATTAATCGGTACACCTATAATTTTCAACCATACCACCCTTTCAAAAGCTACTTGTTAAGGATGCAAACCAACCACTCCACAATTCAATTTTATCTTTTAGGAAACTAGGAAAGGTTTATAACCTTCATTCCGCTCACGTATCGGAGTATCACTCCTTCCACCTCTATGTGTCTTAGTAAGTATTATAGCCTGCAAAGCCGTGTGACATCCTTTACATTGCCGATTATTGAGCATTTCTCCAGGGATAAGTCTTATCTGGAAGTCGGACCGCCGTTCATCCCGCCTCATTTTTATTATCTCTGGTTAGCGTGTTCTTGTAAGATTGGGTTGTTTTTTCCAGATCGTTAGGTTTTGTTATGGAACACCTCCAACAGGGGGATCCTTCCTTGAATGTTATTGATTCCTTCTTTCCGGTTGTTGATGGTGGCCATTGGCTTCCTCCTTTCCGAACTTAGCCACGTTGACAAAAACCCTCCCATCTCAAATATGTACATTTCTTAGAGCCTTAGCCATACcttgtttatccaccacgttGTCAAACCTGATGAAGGCAAAGTATTCTCAAGATTTATCCCTTCTTCACAGAAGATACACATCCATCATCCTTCCACAGTTCCCGAATTCCTAACACAATTTCCTGAGAGAACATTGAGCAGGTAAGTTTGCGTTGTAGAAAATGGTAGAGTCTAAGGATGAGCTCGGTGTCGGACTGCCGGTACCACCAATCGTTACATGTCACCTCATTTCCACCTAAACTTCTCTTAACTCCCCTTAAAAGGGCCGGGTGTAGTTCCCTCTTCTTCCCTAGCATATTTTTTGTAATAAAATATATTAGAagaaagatttaaaaaaaaaacatatatttgcTTTGTTGTGAAAACTTGATTGGCTTAAAAACCATATAATATTAATTTGAATCGGAACATGCGGTATGTACATATAGCTCAAGAAAAGTTTTGTGCAGCCCCGAACGAGGAGGGGCTGTGTTCCCACACCTCCCGTAAGATCCGAATACAAACGAGAGTTCCACTCCAGCTTCTCTAAGCCATAACTTTAGGTGGAATTGTAGCTTTCCACATTGGTTTATGTATAAAGGTAGAATGACCTCTTTCATGCCACTTTGtatatgtatgaatgaatgtaatTATATTTTCATTATTTATTTTCCAAAGcaactttttatttattatatttattttccaATGAAacctttttaatatattatattatttattacGTAAAATTCTCTCGTTGAGTTAATACACATCCATACAAAAAAAATTTGAACATAGCAAAACAAATTCATGGGTCTGCCTCTAGAAGCAAGCAGCGGCGGTTCTTAGTGAGGGCTAGACGGGTCTCCAACCCCTCTGTTTTTTCGCTTCGTAATGTAAATTTTACAGAAATTTTTCAAAAAGAATTTATGTAGTATAAAATATTCGATTTTGAAAGTCGCTCCCTACGATTTTACCAAAAACTAGGTTCAAAATCCGATAATTGATACAAGTGGATGCGATGCAAAGTGTTATTCAAAACATAATATTCCAGTGATGCATACTTACAAAGCAATGTTTATAATTTAGTTTATTCAAGTAGTTATATAATATATTCCACTGCCGAAAACGAAAAAAGAATTTGAAATTCCTCCCTAAACTACTAAAATCCAAAACCCTAATATTCCGAATAACAAAGATGTACCCTGGAGGCAAAAAGACAAAAATGTCCTCAAACATGGCCACCCTTTACCCTTTGTCTGTATCCTCACTAACCTTTCACGTGAACCCCCACAACCTAGCAGGTAACATGCACTTTACAGTAAAACAAATCCAAACGAAACTGACCAACGATCAAACAAACTCCATAACCAGGGGCAATAATGTCATTACAATACCAATAATACCGGCACGTGCCAAGGATGCTCCAGATGATTTCTCGAACTGTAACGAATCAACGGCTAACGGCATGTTTTCTTGATCAGGGCTGCATTTGAACTCATGGGGTGGGTGCGCACTGTACATGACGGCGCGCAATACAGCGGATACCGTTGGTATGTACGCCGTTTTGTTCCTTGCTAGTAGCCATGTAAGCCCCATTAGCTGGCAGTCACGTGTCATTATCTTGCTAGCTCGATCATCTACTTGATGATGGGTTTTTCTTGTTCCGTTTTGCCCGTCGTCGTTTAACTGTTTCATGGAGGGTATATTAGTCATTTTAGGTTATGAATTATtgatttttatataatataaaggGTTGAATAAGTTTGACCAAACATGATTAGACTAGTCACTAGATGGATATAATTTAAGGGcagattatataaaataataatgcACTTGTCACATAAAGGTTTTTTTTGGGAACTAATttagtaattaattaattattattagAGTTAATAAGACTACCTTATTTTGATATCTATTATTGAGTATACAAGATAAAGGTTTTTTAGGGAACTAATTTAGTAATTAATCAATTATCATTAGAGTTAATAGGACTGCCTAATTTTGATATCTTTTATTGAGTATAGAAATTGATAagagttgaataaatgtattgAGTATAGAAATTGATAAAagttgaataaatgtattttGCCAATTTTCCAATAGGTCCTTTTtaaatacataaatataaatataaaatactaAAACTATCCACACACCTTATCTGTCTATTTGCACACCCTCTACCTCGTATATGCCTATACGGGGCATATAGGGTTACATCAAACTCAGTGCCTGACTCATGCTAGTTTTAGTTTGGTTGCTCCTATACATCACGTACAGGCCTATACGTGGCGTATAGGACCCCTCGTATAGGTTTCATATATGACTCATGCTCCCATATATGCCACGTATAGGCCAAGATAGGGCGTATATAAGGttttttttacaaacattttatacaatattaattgttttagcaaacttttataaaaatattagtttttttacaaacattttatacaatattagTTTTTTACAAATATTTTATACAATATGagttttttaatttatataataatgattatatataataataatccTGTCAAACATTCTAGACAAAAGGAATTTTTGGGAACTAATTTATCAACCAAATAgagttaaaaaaaattgaaatttttgattGATTTATTGAGTATACAAACTTAAATTTTTGTTGATAAATACTGACTAAATACATTTTGCCATTTTACCATTCAGCCCTTTCTTAGTTCATAAAGATTCTAGCTATCACAGTTGACTCGTATCATCTTTCTAATCAAAAGTCTTAAAACATCTGTTTTTTAACGCTAAACCAATTGAGTAAAAATAGGTGAAAAGTTGGATTAAAAAAGGCAATATACAATAAATGAATATGTCAATAACCAATGACGTCTATTAGATTGTTACATATGATTTTCCCTTAAAATTTTAAACATAGATTAAAGAAAACAGAAATTCTAAATTTTCATAATTGTTTATCCGTATTGTTTTGTCAACTATTATTACTTTTGGAAATTCTGTATAtgcaagggcattttagtaaatTAATAAAACAACAAAGAAATCAAATCAAACCAATGGCATGTGAAGTGAGAACAGTTGACCTTTTGCAAAGCCCCAAGACATCTAGTACATCCAGCATATGATGAATTCCGGCAGCTTTTCTCCAAGTTCCGAACAGCAACGGTCGGAATTGCATTCCGAGAAGTCTTCGTAACATTAAACGCCGCCGGACAGCTAAGCGAACCAATCTGGTGCAACCGAATCCCACAAAAACACAAAACAGCATCACATGATGCATTAGGCTGAGGTAGATGAATGTTTCTACTCTGCAACGAGTTTTGCAACGAGTTAACACAGTTCTGTGAGTCATCAGGCATCATCGGCATTTCGTCCGTAGCCGGTGGAGCCGAAGCATTGACTTGAAGAGCCGAGCGAGCGTGTGCCGCGAAGAGCCAAGCTGCCAGCACTGGACAGCAACGGCTCCTATCGAGGTTGCGACCACAGGCGGCGTTTACGCCGCCGAATAGCTCAGCTGATAAGTCTAACCGGCATAGTTCTGACTCGGTCTGGACCGGGAAAGATGGGACCGTGTTGGGAGGAGAGTCGTCTGGTGGTTTTAACGGTTGGGCTGGTTCTGTTAGTAAACCGGACCGGCTTAGGTTAAAGAGGAAGCTCATGGTGAAGATGATAATAAGATAATGGAATGATGATATCTTCATTACTAGAAGTGGTATGCAGATGAAAAGGCTGGTGATTCTGGTTGAGTTACTGGAGTGGGGGGATCAGGGAGAAAGGATTCATTTGTACAGGGTTAAAGAGATTTGATAAAGAGATGGTGTCTGTGAATTTGGATGTTTGTGGAGTGGGTGgggtggtgggggtgggtggggtggggtgggtggtAGGGTAGTGTGGGAAATGTCTTTATCTCACTCATTCTTTCTTTCCTGTATCCATCTCTTTCAACTCGCACATGGGTCATCTCATTTGCTAGGAGAAAGTGGTTAAAAAGTGTGTAAAAGGCTTGGTTTCGTCATGTAATTTGTTGCATTTCACTTGGTAAACTACATCTAGCCACCTAGACCACCCGAATGGCTTTTCTGGTTACTATTTTGTGCTTGAAAGTGTTTTGGAGTTTGTTAGAGAAAGTATGTTGGTTGCGCATAATACAACAGCCTAGCCTCCTATTTAGTAATATATGAGCTTAGAGTAAATCAAATAAATGCTAGAAACTAACTCTAACTATGTCTAACAATATGGACTATACATACACTTTAATATGCCCcccttagggtgtaaggggtgctcacctaataggtgagtcccccatCTTACACCTAACCAATCACAtggtgccacgtcaactcccctaattcccctttttgatggcggcactcacctattaggtgagttcaaaattattatttttttttgttaaaattatggatgtttaaaaatttatataaaagacatttcattaaatttaaaaaaaaatacattcaaactagaaaaaaaaaaacacattcaaactagaaaaaaaaaaaaaaaaacacattcaaactagaaaaaaaatacattcaaactagaaaaaaaaatacattcaaactagaaatcgcatggccacccgtacttgttagcgatttctcgctttcgggcgaggatgatcggcaacatacttggcggaacatcgtcgtgcggcttaaggaaggttttcatatctcgatcgaaattgtagtttttcatcgtctcgAGTTGTGccgatatgagctcgcgagcctccgactctctttttttcctcaattcgatcgcctccaattctaccgcttgcttcgcttctttcatggcggtgtacactttgaattgtgccgccaactcgcccgagcttccctcggacgatgtagcttgacgcttgtctcgccgttgtggTCTTTGTGGCGAGGGATCTTCGTTCATATCCGGTATTGAAAAGTCTacgtcaacgggctttcttttaTGTGCCGAACCTTCACCTTCCTCGCCCATCAATGGGACTTGTGCCCATTTCTCGtgttttcgaacgacctcccacgccTCGATGTGTTGAAAACCGCTTGGAAATCTctctttaaattcttttaacgcgATTTTCATCACGTCGAGATCTTGACATCCGCTTgctcgtgtgcgatcctacatgttataaagtaaaaaaaattataaagtgTTAAAAAACTATGAACttaggaaaaaaataaaaaatatgcaacgttaaaaaaaatataatttttaccgcttgttggtataggccgttgaaaaagtttattttcgaatgcatcgggttccatttagaccgtacttgatgaacggtccggttacttccaccgACACTTTTGTTAAAGTGCTCTAAAATTTTACCCCAAAAACTTTCGCGACTTTGTTGATTGCCCTTTTTTTTGTTGGTAGAacaatgtacccacgccttcgccaacgcctcttcttgttcTTTTGTCCATTTTTCACTCACCGTTTTCCCTTTTTTTTCTCGAGCCTCGTATTCTTCGTTGCCCGCTTCTTCGTCCACATTATATTCATCTTCCTCGTCgtcgtcgcccaaattttgagtttcgggcactacctcaTCGTCCTCGTCGTCCTCGTCaataggtagaggacgttcgacatttcctcgtgtagaaggaactTGTGGAGAACGATAAGCGtatgggtcgaaggcgggggattgaggaggagcgtccattgatagcaaattttgaaaatagccgaaattgggttgttgggtgttgtaaaacgaggggtgtggaggttgttggaaaaaaaacgggggttgtgaagtgtatccgaaagggggttgtggttgagcatttgcaccgctcgaaccatctcgagacggtttcgagacccgtcccttagtttttttcttggcctcgcgggatcggttctccattgctcggtgtataaaaaataaaaagtggaGGAGGTTTGgttggagagtataaaaaataaaaagtgaaatGGTTGTGGTTGgagagtttaaaaaaatatagagaATGAGATGGGTTGTGTATAAAAAAAGGGTGAGAATGAGATGGGTTGTGTATAAAAAAAGGGTGAGAATGAGATGGGTTGTGTATAAAAAAAGGGTGAAAATGAGTTGGGTATTTATATTAGTTtaaaaaaagtgattttttttttttataaaaaagtcGACCGTTCAACGGTCATCTCCTCGATCAACGTGCAAATTCAAGCGGTAACCCCACACCCAAATTGAAccccgattcgggaccccgcggggatggcggcggtgttcccgatcgagGAAATCCTTCACCGCACCACTCCCCGATTGCGCCCCGTACACCCTTATGTCACTTAAGTGGGTGGAACAATATGAAGATTGAATTAGACCTAAGAGCATTAAAAACAAAGTGAATAACAATCCTTTGCTAAAAATATCCACACAGACCATTTCTAAACCTAGTGAATAATAGGTCAGTAGAAGTGGCACAGATATAAAGTACATGATCTTGGAAACAGGCGGTGGAGAACCCGTCCTCCTTCTCGATAAACAAACCAACATATGAGAAAATAACTAGAAGG encodes:
- the LOC110920999 gene encoding uncharacterized GPI-anchored protein At4g28100, which produces MKISSFHYLIIIFTMSFLFNLSRSGLLTEPAQPLKPPDDSPPNTVPSFPVQTESELCRLDLSAELFGGVNAACGRNLDRSRCCPVLAAWLFAAHARSALQVNASAPPATDEMPMMPDDSQNCVNSLQNSLQSRNIHLPQPNASCDAVLCFCGIRLHQIGSLSCPAAFNVTKTSRNAIPTVAVRNLEKSCRNSSYAGCTRCLGALQKLNDDGQNGTRKTHHQVDDRASKIMTRDCQLMGLTWLLARNKTAYIPTVSAVLRAVMYSAHPPHEFKCSPDQENMPLAVDSLQFEKSSGASLARAGIIGIVMTLLPLVMEFV